The following is a genomic window from ANME-2 cluster archaeon.
GAATAGGCAGCGTATCACTATACCTGATGTAATGAAACACATTGAAGACCAGACGGGCGGTATGATTACAACAGATGATTTCTATCCCGTACCGTTCATCCTGCCATTGTCCCATTTAGCTGATGCAATGTCAGATATCAATAATGTGCAATTTTCAGTGAATCCTCATTGCGGCTCAGGTGCTTATATATATGTGGATGAAAGTAAAAACCTGATCCCTGTCACGCGATTCGTGGATGTGGAAGGGTTGTTCGGATACATTGAAGAATTAGCAGTTGAGGTGAAAGCTGCGCATCACCTGAAGACCTATTTCAGGTGGAAGGGAATAAAGAAACTTTCCCGGGGCATAAAGCAGCATGTGGACAATTCAAAAGTGCCCGATGGGATTGATTTTGCCAGGTTGTTCCTGAATCTGCTCTTAGACAGGTCCGGTAATTCAACCAAAGTATTCCATAAAAGAATGATGCTCATTGGCATAATGCATTTCCAGGACCTCTATAATATTGACATTGAGAGAATACAGCGTTGCGGTATCCACTATGCTCTGCCAGACGGCAGAGTGATACCCTTTTGCACGTATAATTCATTATACCGGGCTGAAGTGGAGAAACAATTTTCAATACCCTTAAACCCAAACTCAATAGCCGTTTGATCTTGTCCTGAAGATGAGGAACACGTGGCGAAGAACACCATGATTTATGTTCTATTAATGTATACTACCAGTTCAAAATGAAGATTTGAGGGATTTGATTTTGAAAATAATTGGCGGGCCATCATCGCAACTATTAGCCAGCAGGGTAGCGTCTGCCCTGGGATGTGAACTTGCAGTATGCGAGTTCAAACGGTTCCCTGATCAAGAAATGTATATTCGTATCATGGATGACATCGGCCCTGAAGCCGTAATCATACAGAGCACGGCCACCGATTCCGATTATGTTGCATTGCTGCAACTTATTGATGCGTGCAGCACTGCCGAGCGCGTCCAGGTGGTCATTCCTTATATGGGCTATGCCAGGCAGGATAAAGTCTTCAACAGGGGCGAGGCGCTCAGTGCGAGGGCAATGGCCCGGACCATTGAAGCAGAGAATGTAATAACCGTGAATATACACGAGACTTCGGTGCTTGAGCATTTCAGGTGTACTACGATGAACATCGATGCAGCACCTCTGATGGGGCAGTATATACGCGACATGGACCACTTCCGTGATCCAGTGGTACTGGCGCCTGATGCAGGAGCAAAGGGACTGGCAGCATCAGCGGCAGAGGAACTGGGAATCGATTACGATCATCTTGAAAAGAAACGGCTCAGCGGGGATACGGTCA
Proteins encoded in this region:
- a CDS encoding ribose-phosphate diphosphokinase, producing the protein MKIIGGPSSQLLASRVASALGCELAVCEFKRFPDQEMYIRIMDDIGPEAVIIQSTATDSDYVALLQLIDACSTAERVQVVIPYMGYARQDKVFNRGEALSARAMARTIEAENVITVNIHETSVLEHFRCTTMNIDAAPLMGQYIRDMDHFRDPVVLAPDAGAKGLAASAAEELGIDYDHLEKKRLSGDTVRVAPKNLDVKDRDVVILDDIVSTGGTMAEAVRMLRQQGAADVYVACIHPVLAGSAILKLYRSGVVDVISTDTIEKAVSRVSVAQLIAKTINEL